In Zingiber officinale cultivar Zhangliang chromosome 6A, Zo_v1.1, whole genome shotgun sequence, a single genomic region encodes these proteins:
- the LOC121996196 gene encoding beta-eudesmol synthase-like isoform X1, with translation MEKQSLTFVGDEAKVHKSSKYHPSVWGDYFIRNSLSHVEEQTQRMIKRVEELKVQVKSMFKGTNDILQIMNLIDSIQLLRLDYHFENEIDDALRLIFEVDDKNYELYETSLRFRLLRQHGYNVSTDTFNKFRDDNGSFISTLKRDAKGLLSLYNVSYLATHGETILDEANYFTKSQLVSLLSELEQPLETQVSLFLEVPLCRRIKSLLARIYIPIYQKDAMRDDVILELAKLDFNLLQTLHQEELKKVSIWWNDLALAKSLKFVRDRIVEAYYWVLGMYYEPQYSRARVMCTKAFGLLSIMDDIYDNYSTLEERKLLTEAIKRWNRQAVDSLPEYTKDFYLKLLKTFEEFEAVLELNEKYRVQYLKNEFKVVAIAYFEESKWGVERYVPSLEEHLRVSLISAACSLVICSMYLGMGEVATKEVFEWYSSFPKPVEACSVIGRLLNDIRSHETEQERDHVASTVECYMKEHGTDVKVACEKLREMLEKAWKDLNKERLNPTLVARPIIERILSLSISMEDVYRDTDEYTHSDKKMKDNVSLVLVEPVPI, from the exons ATGGAGAAGCAATCACTAACTTTTGTTGGGGATGAAGCAAAAGTTCACAAGTCGTCAAAATATCATCCAAGCGTTTGGGGTGATTATTTTATCCGAAACTCGCTCTCTCATGTAGAG GAGCAGACTCAAAGGATGATAAAGAGAGTGGAAGAATTAAAGGTGCAAGTAAAGAGCATGTTCAAGGGCACTAATGACATATTGCAGATTATGAATTTGATTGATTCAATTCAACTTTTAAGATTGGACTATCATTTTGAGAATGAAATAGATGACGCGCTAAGATTGATCTTTGAGGTTGATGACAAGAACTATGAGCTTTATGAAACTTCTCTTAGATTTCGATTGCTTAGGCAACATGGATATAACGTCTCTACAG ATACCTTTAATAAGTTCAGAGACGACAATGGAAGCTTTATATCTACCTTGAAGAGAGATGCAAAGGGATTACTAAGCTTATATAATGTGTCTTATCTTGCAACACATGGAGAGACTATACTTGATGAAGCCAATTATTTTACAAAGTCTCAACTAGTATCCTTATTGAGTGAACTTGAACAGCCTTTAGAGACACAAGTATCTCTTTTCCTTGAGGTACCACTATGTCGAAGAATTAAAAGTCTCTTGGCGAGAATTTATATACCAATTTATCAGAAGGATGCAATGCGAGATGATGTCATATTGGAACTTGCAAAATTGGATTTCAATCTACTGCAAACTCTTCATCAAGAGGAGTTGAAGAAAGTTTCGAT ATGGTGGAATGATTTAGCACTTGCTAAATCACTAAAATTTGTTCGTGATCGAATTGTGGAAGCTTATTATTGGGTTCTTGGTATGTATTATGAGCCTCAATATTCTCGTGCACGAGTGATGTGCACCAAAGCATTTGGTCTTCTATCAATTATGGATGATATCTACGATAACTATAGCACATTGGAAGAGCGCAAACTATTAACTGAGGCAATAAAAAG GTGGAATCGCCAAGCTGTTGATTCTTTACCAGAATACACAAAGGATTTTTATCTCAAGCTATTAAAGACTTTCGAAGAATTTGAAGCAGTGTTGGAACTCAATGAGAAGTATCGTGTGCAATACCTTAAAAATGAA TTTAAAGTGGTAGCCATAGCATATTTTGAAGAATCTAAGTGGGGTGTGGAGCGATATGTGCCATCACTTGAAGAACACTTACGTGTTTCATTGATCTCCGCTGCCTGTTCTTTAGTCATTTGTTCCATGTACTTGGGCATGGGAGAAGTGGCAACCAAAGAGGTATTCGAGTGGTATTCTAGTTTTCCCAAGCCCGTGGAAGCTTGCTCTGTAATTGGTAGACTCCTCAATGATATAAGATCACATGAG ACGGAGCAAGAGAGAGACCATGTTGCCTCTACTGTGGAATGTTACATGAAAGAGCATGGCACAGATGTAAAAGTTGCATGTGAAAAGTTACGAGAGATGTTGGAGAAAGCATGGAAGGATTTAAATAAGGAACGTCTCAATCCAACATTAGTAGCTCGACCTATAATTGAACGAATACTCAGCTTGTCAATATCAATGGAAGACGTATATAGGGACACTGACGAGTACACCCATTCCGATAAAAAAATGAAAGACAATGTATCATTGGTGCTAGTTGAACCTGTTCCTATATAA
- the LOC121996196 gene encoding beta-eudesmol synthase-like isoform X2, producing MEKQSLTFVGDEAKVHKSSKYHPSVWGDYFIRNSLSHVETQRMIKRVEELKVQVKSMFKGTNDILQIMNLIDSIQLLRLDYHFENEIDDALRLIFEVDDKNYELYETSLRFRLLRQHGYNVSTDTFNKFRDDNGSFISTLKRDAKGLLSLYNVSYLATHGETILDEANYFTKSQLVSLLSELEQPLETQVSLFLEVPLCRRIKSLLARIYIPIYQKDAMRDDVILELAKLDFNLLQTLHQEELKKVSIWWNDLALAKSLKFVRDRIVEAYYWVLGMYYEPQYSRARVMCTKAFGLLSIMDDIYDNYSTLEERKLLTEAIKRWNRQAVDSLPEYTKDFYLKLLKTFEEFEAVLELNEKYRVQYLKNEFKVVAIAYFEESKWGVERYVPSLEEHLRVSLISAACSLVICSMYLGMGEVATKEVFEWYSSFPKPVEACSVIGRLLNDIRSHETEQERDHVASTVECYMKEHGTDVKVACEKLREMLEKAWKDLNKERLNPTLVARPIIERILSLSISMEDVYRDTDEYTHSDKKMKDNVSLVLVEPVPI from the exons ATGGAGAAGCAATCACTAACTTTTGTTGGGGATGAAGCAAAAGTTCACAAGTCGTCAAAATATCATCCAAGCGTTTGGGGTGATTATTTTATCCGAAACTCGCTCTCTCATGTAGAG ACTCAAAGGATGATAAAGAGAGTGGAAGAATTAAAGGTGCAAGTAAAGAGCATGTTCAAGGGCACTAATGACATATTGCAGATTATGAATTTGATTGATTCAATTCAACTTTTAAGATTGGACTATCATTTTGAGAATGAAATAGATGACGCGCTAAGATTGATCTTTGAGGTTGATGACAAGAACTATGAGCTTTATGAAACTTCTCTTAGATTTCGATTGCTTAGGCAACATGGATATAACGTCTCTACAG ATACCTTTAATAAGTTCAGAGACGACAATGGAAGCTTTATATCTACCTTGAAGAGAGATGCAAAGGGATTACTAAGCTTATATAATGTGTCTTATCTTGCAACACATGGAGAGACTATACTTGATGAAGCCAATTATTTTACAAAGTCTCAACTAGTATCCTTATTGAGTGAACTTGAACAGCCTTTAGAGACACAAGTATCTCTTTTCCTTGAGGTACCACTATGTCGAAGAATTAAAAGTCTCTTGGCGAGAATTTATATACCAATTTATCAGAAGGATGCAATGCGAGATGATGTCATATTGGAACTTGCAAAATTGGATTTCAATCTACTGCAAACTCTTCATCAAGAGGAGTTGAAGAAAGTTTCGAT ATGGTGGAATGATTTAGCACTTGCTAAATCACTAAAATTTGTTCGTGATCGAATTGTGGAAGCTTATTATTGGGTTCTTGGTATGTATTATGAGCCTCAATATTCTCGTGCACGAGTGATGTGCACCAAAGCATTTGGTCTTCTATCAATTATGGATGATATCTACGATAACTATAGCACATTGGAAGAGCGCAAACTATTAACTGAGGCAATAAAAAG GTGGAATCGCCAAGCTGTTGATTCTTTACCAGAATACACAAAGGATTTTTATCTCAAGCTATTAAAGACTTTCGAAGAATTTGAAGCAGTGTTGGAACTCAATGAGAAGTATCGTGTGCAATACCTTAAAAATGAA TTTAAAGTGGTAGCCATAGCATATTTTGAAGAATCTAAGTGGGGTGTGGAGCGATATGTGCCATCACTTGAAGAACACTTACGTGTTTCATTGATCTCCGCTGCCTGTTCTTTAGTCATTTGTTCCATGTACTTGGGCATGGGAGAAGTGGCAACCAAAGAGGTATTCGAGTGGTATTCTAGTTTTCCCAAGCCCGTGGAAGCTTGCTCTGTAATTGGTAGACTCCTCAATGATATAAGATCACATGAG ACGGAGCAAGAGAGAGACCATGTTGCCTCTACTGTGGAATGTTACATGAAAGAGCATGGCACAGATGTAAAAGTTGCATGTGAAAAGTTACGAGAGATGTTGGAGAAAGCATGGAAGGATTTAAATAAGGAACGTCTCAATCCAACATTAGTAGCTCGACCTATAATTGAACGAATACTCAGCTTGTCAATATCAATGGAAGACGTATATAGGGACACTGACGAGTACACCCATTCCGATAAAAAAATGAAAGACAATGTATCATTGGTGCTAGTTGAACCTGTTCCTATATAA